The genomic stretch GGGCGCCTGGCTCCGCCCCTTCGGCCACATCATCTACCTCATGCCACCCTTTACCATGCCGGAAAGCGATATTGCTTTTCTCGCCGATGTGATAGGTAAGTTGCTCCAACGATAGGGAGCCACCACATGCTCCTCATCCTGTTTGCCATCATCGGAATTTTCGCCGGCATACAGAATGCCCTGGCGGAAGACACCTCCGGCCTTCTGAACGCGCATGAGGCGAAATTCACCAGCATCGACGGCAAACCCATGCCCCTCAGCGACTATCGCGGCAAGCTGCTGCTGGTGGTCAACACCGCCTCCAAATGCGGCTTCACCCCGCAATATGAAGGCCTGGAAAAACTCTATCAGAAATACAAATCCAAAGGCCTGGTCATCATCGGCGTGCCCGCCAACAATTTTGGCTCGCAGGAACCGGGCAGCAACGAGGACATCAAGCAATTCGCCGAGGGCAGCTTCCACGTCACCTTCCCCC from bacterium encodes the following:
- a CDS encoding redoxin domain-containing protein, coding for MLLILFAIIGIFAGIQNALAEDTSGLLNAHEAKFTSIDGKPMPLSDYRGKLLLVVNTASKCGFTPQYEGLEKLYQKYKSKGLVIIGVPANNFGSQEPGSNEDIKQFAEGSFHVTFPLTQKEDVVGKGAHPFYQWAAKQAGVLGTPKWNFHKYLISPEGTLIDWFSSATKPEDEKLVKAIEANLPGDAKAEAPVENPANPDIIMRKKAK